From the Streptococcus sp. 29887 genome, one window contains:
- a CDS encoding mucin-binding protein, with amino-acid sequence MKQRKSYNWYAAKQRFSIRKYHFGAASVLLGVSLALAGGAKALANTVEPDTLPQLILEAQPKDEGEGLFETGAEFLEGSVPVEVSTEGDTLTPVETVTEETQEVVERTATINYIVNYVLEDGTLVNAVVKSATVTTTDATAKTTVEVVAELPEGYELATGQAATVSQEVTEAGENLVTVKLVKKAVATPASTPATTSTTATPATTTATPVATTPVTVEEGKVVLEQNISEAVVLSDEANRLYTAAPEGNESLKTAADATKLATTEATTVLKDSVATLEQVNAQIDAVRTNVEALALELRKRDEDGVLTAMLTTTTTSTLGIGEGSGTLINTSTTATPDMADPNGAAVTAPVEGTYVGTTEVGYTTVDFTPLSYYDAIMGWQKYRDLNGQSTGGAYFRTSVLTGAPSSPLLIELVDKTGSVLESKFITQGETASFTTFQATSGVNLPLEVSYRPDAGSTSIYGTTFFTFDENTMEVSRFIPQPVTATTYYKTLPNPDSINLATYEIGTVPGATTTPSGQREFLGYAYDSTTTETTTLGLSATVPYVDYARANMLGVGHKTVVSPVDTNGTIVRDFYVAGTSVEGTLDYFSADTTGFIHILTSSQLAPGESNTAMVMNSDLLDKGYKVYIVDASQPGQTNNDIIPPNGTLVTDPAQLDFSSLSTTSHWFHIVINENPALGELGFTRVRLGSPKNPSRIQLQYSTRLDGTKDINNDGQPDTFLGTNIGFAMNNTPVYSLTETTHWYTPIPQIAQIIYQTEDGTQLDNIDSVTGNPGDTINYSTTNRINAYKLAGYELVSDGGPQSGQDATFDFTNDDATDPSQKFYVVLKERIVDIPKDVVPGQPVDPTDPNSPVWPDSVGNLSLTEEVTRTITYVDEAGNEVATTFTDKVTFTRTAQVNLVTGDITYGAWTADKADNVLDGNVLPEVPGYTATTATKDGADVTPASTTVYAQVAADSADIVEKVVYVQDTQTAKITISTVDANGGNKTEFAAVTETGKATEPIATKTTEDVLLELKALGYDVEVKVTDTFLDSAKTFDNVKDAADQPSQSYEIVVKPRIVDIPKDVVPGQPVDPTDPNSPVWPAGVDNLTLTEEVTRTITYVNEAGEEVATTFTDKVTFTRTAQVNLVTGDITYGAWTADNADSVLDGNVLPEVPGYTATTATKDGADVTPASTTVYAQVAADSADIVEKVVYVQDTQTAKITISTVDANGGNKTEYATVNETGKHTEPVATTTVEEKLLELKRKGYDVETKITDTFLDSAKTFDNVKDTADQPSQSYEIVVKERVVDIPKDVVPGQPVDPNDPNSPVWPAGVDNLTLTEEVTRTITYVDEAGNEVAATFTEKVTFSRTAQVNLVTGEITYSDWTADNGDNVLAGNPLPTVADHQVSTATKDGVAVLPASTNSEVPVVADSADIVEKVVYVKDKGSVTIQYKDTDGNVIKAPVIDEDNVAVGTAYDTTNEGDKPTVIPNADGTKYVLVPSLTEGAETGTVVKDGTTVTYVYQKVANWIPVIPGLPENERPVFPYPFDPENPDQPLTPTPDTVIPYVPGYVPVGPDGKTPLTPVDPNDPTKGYEPPTPSTPGDNTYIPYVKVEKGSVLVAFVDEAGSPIKSVVTDTDNAEVGTSYDTTDQKEDVIKANGFTYYFKEVKAGSAETGKVVEGVTTVTYVYTKVANWIPVIPGIPENERPVFPYPFDPTNPDKPIDPTTPGTVIPYVPGYVPVGPDGTTPLTPVDPEDPSKGYVPPTPSTPGDNTYIPYVKAGSVVVKYQDTDGKELIAPVVDENNVKVGTAYDTTDQKKSEIIDAEGNRYVLVPSKTVGSETGEVTDGTTEVIYVYQKVANWIPQIPGVPANEYPVVPYPFDPNNPDVPVTPTPDTVIPYVPGYVPVGPDGVTPLTPVDPEDPSKGYVPPTVDNPGENTPIPYVKAGSVVVKYQDTDGKELIAPVVDENNVKVGTAYDTTDQKKTEIIDAEGNRYVLVPYKTVGSETGEVTDGTTEVIYVYQKVANWIPQIPGVPTDQLPKTSYPFDPEKPTAPITGIPTNPITDKPVVPFVDGYTPVDPATNTPLTPVDETDLTKGYIPPTVTNPGKDTLIPYVQDKGSVTIQYKDTDGNVIKDPVTDEDNVVVGMPYDTTDEGDKPTEIVTKDGSRYVLVPSKTEGAEKGKVAKNGTTVTYVYQKVANWIPELPGVPDNERPRIPYPFDPNNPDTPLPPSPDTVVPYVPGYIPVGPDGVTPLTPVDPADPSKGYVPPTPKIPNEDMRIPYIPVKKGSVTIQYRDTDGNVIKDSVTDEDNVVVGTPYDTTDEGDKPTEIVTKDGSRYVLVPSKTIGTEKGQVSEGSSTVTYVYQKVANWIPELPGVPDNERPRIPYPFDPNNPDTPLPPSPDTVVPYVPGYIPVGPDGVTPLTPVDPADPSKGYVPPTPKTPNEDMRIPYVPTVPAEPAQPVPPVVPVEPEQPVPPVVPAEPEQPVPPVVPAEPEQPVPPVVPVEPAQPVVPESPKGSELATPHTPTTTKAGAAQLPNTGEANTVALPALGLSMLVATLALAGKRRSMEE; translated from the coding sequence ATGAAACAGAGGAAATCATATAATTGGTACGCTGCTAAGCAGCGATTCTCTATCCGCAAGTATCATTTTGGTGCCGCTAGTGTCCTATTAGGGGTTTCTCTAGCCTTGGCAGGTGGAGCGAAAGCTTTGGCCAACACAGTGGAGCCAGATACTTTACCACAGCTAATTTTGGAAGCGCAACCAAAAGATGAGGGTGAAGGACTTTTCGAAACTGGTGCAGAGTTTCTGGAGGGTTCGGTTCCTGTTGAGGTTTCAACCGAGGGAGATACATTAACTCCTGTGGAAACAGTAACAGAGGAAACCCAAGAGGTGGTGGAACGTACAGCAACCATCAACTACATCGTGAACTATGTGCTAGAAGACGGTACACTTGTAAACGCAGTAGTGAAATCAGCTACAGTTACTACAACAGACGCAACTGCTAAAACAACAGTTGAAGTAGTAGCAGAACTACCAGAAGGCTATGAGTTGGCTACAGGTCAAGCAGCGACAGTTTCTCAAGAAGTGACTGAAGCTGGTGAAAACCTCGTAACAGTTAAGCTTGTTAAGAAAGCAGTTGCAACACCTGCTTCAACACCAGCAACGACATCTACTACAGCTACTCCAGCAACGACTACAGCAACACCAGTTGCAACAACTCCTGTAACAGTTGAAGAAGGGAAAGTTGTCCTTGAGCAAAATATCTCAGAAGCTGTTGTTTTGTCAGACGAAGCTAACCGACTTTATACTGCAGCACCAGAAGGCAATGAGTCTTTGAAAACAGCTGCAGACGCAACGAAATTGGCTACGACAGAAGCTACTACGGTCTTGAAAGATTCAGTAGCAACACTTGAACAAGTAAATGCTCAGATCGATGCAGTTCGTACAAACGTTGAAGCTCTTGCTTTGGAATTGCGGAAACGCGATGAAGATGGGGTCTTGACAGCAATGTTAACTACCACTACTACAAGCACTCTGGGTATTGGAGAAGGAAGCGGTACGCTCATCAACACAAGTACAACTGCAACGCCAGATATGGCAGATCCTAATGGTGCAGCTGTGACGGCTCCAGTTGAGGGGACATATGTTGGAACTACTGAAGTAGGCTATACGACCGTTGATTTTACTCCGCTGTCTTACTATGATGCTATCATGGGTTGGCAGAAATACAGAGACTTAAATGGACAATCAACCGGAGGAGCATATTTTAGAACTTCTGTGCTAACTGGTGCTCCATCGAGTCCTTTGCTTATTGAACTTGTGGATAAAACTGGCTCTGTTCTTGAATCAAAATTTATTACTCAAGGTGAAACTGCTTCATTTACAACTTTCCAAGCCACTTCAGGTGTAAATCTCCCTCTTGAAGTAAGTTATCGTCCTGATGCGGGCAGTACCTCAATTTATGGAACGACCTTCTTTACTTTTGATGAAAACACGATGGAAGTTTCTAGATTTATTCCGCAGCCGGTTACTGCTACTACGTATTATAAAACTCTTCCAAATCCTGATAGTATAAACCTTGCAACCTATGAAATTGGCACTGTTCCAGGTGCTACAACCACACCTTCAGGACAAAGAGAGTTTTTAGGTTATGCTTATGATTCAACAACAACTGAGACAACTACATTGGGACTTTCAGCTACTGTCCCATATGTTGACTATGCGCGTGCCAATATGCTTGGTGTAGGCCATAAAACGGTTGTTTCACCGGTAGATACTAATGGTACCATTGTAAGAGACTTTTATGTTGCTGGAACTTCTGTTGAAGGGACGTTGGATTATTTCTCAGCTGACACAACAGGTTTTATTCATATTTTGACAAGTTCACAATTGGCACCTGGTGAGTCTAACACGGCTATGGTTATGAACTCGGATCTCTTGGATAAAGGTTATAAGGTTTACATTGTTGACGCAAGTCAACCAGGGCAGACTAATAATGATATCATTCCACCTAATGGAACACTGGTTACAGATCCAGCTCAATTAGATTTTTCAAGTCTATCAACTACTAGTCACTGGTTCCATATTGTCATTAATGAAAATCCTGCGCTTGGAGAATTAGGTTTTACACGTGTTAGACTGGGAAGTCCTAAGAATCCTTCTCGAATTCAATTACAATATAGTACTAGATTAGATGGTACGAAGGATATTAATAATGATGGGCAACCTGATACCTTCTTAGGAACCAACATTGGTTTTGCAATGAACAATACGCCAGTTTATTCGTTGACAGAAACGACTCACTGGTATACTCCAATCCCACAAATCGCTCAAATCATCTATCAAACTGAAGATGGAACTCAATTGGATAATATTGATTCAGTAACTGGCAATCCTGGCGATACAATCAATTACTCAACTACTAATCGTATCAATGCCTACAAGCTAGCTGGTTATGAGCTTGTATCGGACGGTGGTCCGCAGTCAGGTCAGGATGCGACATTTGACTTTACGAACGATGATGCGACTGATCCATCTCAAAAATTCTATGTCGTCTTAAAAGAACGTATCGTTGATATTCCAAAAGATGTTGTTCCAGGTCAGCCAGTAGATCCAACAGATCCAAACTCACCAGTATGGCCAGACTCAGTTGGCAACTTGAGCTTGACAGAAGAAGTAACTAGGACCATCACTTATGTGGATGAAGCAGGTAATGAAGTGGCAACTACCTTCACGGATAAGGTGACCTTCACCCGTACGGCTCAAGTCAACTTGGTAACAGGTGACATTACGTATGGTGCTTGGACAGCAGATAAAGCGGACAATGTTCTTGATGGAAATGTCTTGCCAGAAGTGCCAGGTTATACAGCTACAACTGCCACTAAAGACGGTGCAGATGTAACACCTGCGTCAACAACTGTCTATGCTCAGGTTGCTGCTGACAGCGCGGATATTGTTGAAAAAGTTGTTTACGTACAAGATACTCAAACTGCTAAGATAACTATCTCTACAGTAGATGCCAACGGCGGGAACAAAACTGAATTTGCTGCAGTCACAGAAACTGGTAAAGCAACTGAGCCAATCGCTACAAAAACCACAGAGGATGTTCTTCTTGAGTTGAAAGCCTTGGGATATGATGTAGAAGTCAAAGTAACGGATACCTTCCTAGATTCAGCGAAGACGTTCGATAATGTGAAAGATGCGGCAGATCAACCATCTCAATCTTATGAAATCGTTGTAAAACCACGTATCGTTGATATTCCAAAAGATGTTGTTCCAGGTCAGCCAGTTGATCCAACAGATCCAAACTCACCAGTATGGCCTGCGGGTGTAGATAATCTGACCCTTACTGAAGAAGTAACTAGAACTATCACTTATGTGAATGAAGCGGGCGAAGAGGTAGCAACCACCTTCACGGATAAGGTAACCTTCACCCGTACGGCTCAAGTCAACTTGGTAACAGGTGACATTACGTATGGTGCTTGGACAGCAGACAATGCGGACAGTGTTCTTGATGGAAATGTCTTGCCAGAAGTGCCAGGTTATACAGCTACAACCGCCACTAAGGACGGTGCAGATGTAACACCTGCGTCAACAACTGTCTATGCTCAGGTTGCTGCAGACAGCGCGGATATTGTTGAAAAAGTTGTTTACGTACAAGATACTCAAACTGCTAAGATAACTATCTCTACAGTAGATGCCAACGGCGGGAACAAAACAGAGTATGCAACTGTGAATGAGACAGGTAAGCATACAGAACCAGTAGCGACGACCACTGTTGAAGAAAAACTTCTGGAGTTGAAACGCAAAGGCTACGACGTTGAGACTAAGATAACAGATACCTTCCTAGATTCAGCGAAGACTTTCGATAATGTGAAAGATACAGCTGACCAACCATCTCAATCATATGAAATCGTTGTAAAAGAACGTGTCGTTGATATTCCAAAAGATGTTGTTCCAGGTCAGCCAGTTGATCCAAACGATCCAAATTCACCAGTATGGCCTGCGGGTGTAGATAATCTGACCCTTACTGAAGAAGTAACTAGAACTATCACTTATGTGGATGAAGCAGGTAATGAAGTGGCAGCTACCTTCACTGAAAAGGTAACATTTAGCCGCACAGCCCAAGTTAACTTGGTAACCGGTGAGATTACTTATAGCGATTGGACTGCGGATAACGGCGATAATGTCCTTGCTGGAAATCCATTGCCAACAGTAGCAGATCACCAAGTATCAACTGCTACCAAAGACGGTGTTGCGGTTCTACCTGCTTCAACTAATAGCGAAGTACCAGTAGTAGCAGATAGTGCTGATATCGTTGAGAAAGTTGTTTATGTTAAAGATAAAGGTTCAGTTACCATTCAGTACAAGGACACAGATGGTAATGTCATTAAGGCACCTGTCATCGACGAAGATAACGTTGCTGTTGGTACTGCATATGACACGACTAACGAAGGTGACAAACCAACTGTTATCCCGAATGCGGATGGTACCAAATATGTACTTGTTCCAAGCTTGACGGAAGGTGCTGAAACAGGTACAGTTGTTAAAGATGGAACAACTGTTACTTATGTCTACCAAAAAGTAGCCAACTGGATTCCAGTTATTCCAGGTCTTCCTGAAAACGAGCGTCCAGTGTTCCCTTATCCATTTGATCCAGAGAACCCAGATCAACCACTCACACCAACACCAGACACAGTAATTCCTTATGTACCAGGATATGTACCAGTAGGTCCAGATGGTAAGACGCCATTGACACCGGTTGATCCAAATGACCCAACTAAGGGATATGAACCACCAACACCAAGCACTCCAGGTGACAATACCTATATTCCATATGTGAAAGTGGAGAAAGGTTCTGTACTTGTCGCGTTTGTGGATGAAGCTGGAAGCCCAATTAAGTCCGTCGTGACGGATACCGACAATGCTGAAGTTGGTACTAGCTACGATACAACGGATCAAAAAGAAGATGTCATTAAGGCAAACGGCTTCACGTACTACTTCAAGGAAGTGAAAGCTGGTTCTGCAGAAACTGGCAAGGTTGTTGAAGGTGTGACAACAGTTACGTATGTCTATACTAAAGTAGCGAACTGGATCCCAGTTATTCCAGGTATACCTGAAAATGAACGTCCAGTATTCCCTTATCCGTTTGATCCAACCAATCCGGATAAGCCAATTGATCCAACAACACCGGGCACTGTGATTCCATACGTTCCAGGATATGTTCCAGTAGGTCCTGATGGTACGACGCCATTGACACCGGTTGATCCAGAAGATCCGTCTAAGGGTTATGTACCACCAACACCAAGCACACCAGGCGATAATACATATATTCCTTATGTGAAGGCTGGTTCAGTAGTTGTTAAGTATCAAGATACTGACGGTAAGGAATTGATTGCACCTGTTGTAGATGAAAACAATGTAAAAGTTGGTACTGCCTACGATACGACTGATCAGAAGAAATCTGAAATTATCGATGCTGAAGGCAACCGCTATGTCCTAGTTCCATCTAAGACAGTTGGTTCAGAGACTGGTGAAGTAACAGATGGTACAACAGAAGTTATCTATGTGTACCAAAAAGTAGCCAACTGGATTCCACAAATTCCAGGTGTTCCAGCAAATGAATACCCAGTAGTACCATATCCATTTGATCCAAACAATCCAGATGTACCGGTGACGCCTACTCCTGATACAGTGATTCCATATGTTCCAGGTTATGTGCCAGTTGGTCCAGACGGGGTAACTCCATTGACACCAGTAGATCCAGAGGATCCATCTAAGGGTTATGTGCCACCAACAGTGGATAATCCAGGTGAAAATACTCCAATCCCTTATGTGAAGGCTGGTTCAGTAGTTGTTAAGTATCAAGATACTGATGGTAAGGAATTGATTGCACCTGTTGTAGATGAAAACAATGTAAAAGTTGGTACTGCCTACGATACGACAGATCAGAAGAAGACTGAGATTATCGATGCTGAAGGCAACCGTTACGTCCTAGTTCCATATAAGACTGTTGGTTCTGAAACGGGTGAAGTAACAGATGGTACAACAGAAGTTATCTATGTGTACCAAAAAGTAGCCAACTGGATTCCACAAATCCCAGGTGTTCCAACTGACCAGCTACCGAAGACAAGCTATCCATTTGATCCAGAAAAACCAACGGCCCCAATTACTGGTATTCCAACCAATCCAATAACCGACAAGCCAGTTGTTCCGTTCGTTGACGGTTATACGCCAGTAGATCCAGCAACCAATACCCCATTAACTCCAGTGGATGAAACAGACCTGACCAAGGGCTATATTCCACCGACTGTCACAAACCCTGGTAAGGACACCCTTATTCCTTATGTCCAAGACAAGGGTAGCGTGACCATCCAGTACAAGGATACAGATGGCAATGTCATCAAGGATCCTGTGACAGATGAGGACAATGTGGTTGTAGGTATGCCATATGATACAACGGATGAGGGTGATAAGCCTACTGAAATCGTGACCAAGGATGGTAGCCGGTATGTCTTGGTTCCATCTAAGACAGAAGGGGCTGAAAAAGGTAAGGTAGCTAAGAATGGTACGACTGTTACTTATGTTTACCAAAAAGTGGCCAACTGGATTCCAGAACTTCCAGGTGTTCCAGATAATGAGCGTCCACGTATTCCATATCCGTTTGACCCAAATAATCCAGACACACCATTACCACCAAGTCCAGATACAGTGGTTCCGTATGTTCCAGGTTATATCCCAGTAGGTCCAGATGGTGTTACTCCATTGACCCCGGTAGATCCAGCGGATCCGTCTAAGGGCTATGTTCCACCAACACCTAAGATACCGAATGAGGATATGCGCATTCCGTATATTCCAGTTAAGAAGGGCAGTGTGACCATCCAGTACAGGGATACAGATGGCAATGTCATCAAGGATTCTGTGACAGACGAGGACAATGTGGTTGTAGGTACGCCATATGATACGACGGATGAGGGTGATAAGCCTACTGAAATCGTGACCAAGGACGGCAGCCGTTATGTCTTGGTTCCATCTAAGACAATCGGCACAGAAAAAGGTCAAGTCTCTGAGGGGTCTTCAACGGTTACTTATGTTTACCAAAAAGTAGCCAACTGGATTCCAGAACTTCCAGGTGTTCCAGATAATGAGCGTCCACGTATTCCATATCCGTTTGACCCAAATAATCCAGACACACCATTACCACCAAGTCCAGATACAGTGGTTCCGTATGTTCCAGGTTATATCCCAGTAGGTCCAGATGGTGTTACTCCATTGACCCCAGTAGATCCAGCGGATCCGTCTAAGGGCTATGTTCCACCAACACCTAAGACACCGAATGAGGATATGCGTATTCCGTATGTTCCGACTGTCCCAGCAGAACCAGCCCAGCCAGTTCCACCGGTTGTTCCAGTAGAACCAGAGCAACCAGTTCCACCAGTTGTTCCAGCAGAACCAGAGCAACCAGTTCCACCGGTTGTTCCAGCAGAACCAGAGCAACCAGTTCCACCGGTTGTTCCAGTGGAACCAGCCCAGCCAGTAGTACCAGAATCTCCTAAAGGTTCGGAGTTGGCAACGCCACATACACCAACAACTACTAAAGCTGGTGCGGCTCAATTGCCAAACACTGGTGAAGCGAATACAGTAGCCTTGCCGGCTCTTGGTCTGAGTATGCTAGTTGCTACTCTTGCTTTAGCAGGAAAACGTCGTTCTATGGAAGAATAG
- the adhE gene encoding bifunctional acetaldehyde-CoA/alcohol dehydrogenase has product MADKKVVSPEEKLAEARKHVDELVQKGLVALDEFRKLGQEEVDYIVAKASVAALDKHGELAMHAFEETKRGVFEDKATKNLFACEHVVNNMRHTKTVGVIEEDEVTGLTLIAEPVGVICGITPTTNPTSTAIFKSLIALKTRNPIVFAFHPSAQESSAHAARVVYEAAVAAGAPENCIQWVTKPSMEATSELMKHDGIATILATGGNAMVRAAYSCGKPALGVGAGNVPAYIEKSANIRQAAHDIVMSKSFDNGMVCASEQAVIIDKEVYDEFVAEFKSYKTYFVNKKEKALLEEYCFGVKANSKNCAEGKLNADIVGRPAAWIAEQAGFSVPEGTNILAAEVAEIGEKEPLTREKLSPVIAVLKVEGREEGLEAARQMVEFHGLGHSAAIHTEDAELAKEFGTIVRAIRVIWNSPSTFGGIGDVYNAFLPSLTLGCGSYGRNSISDNVSAMNLLNIKKVGRRRNNMQWFKVPSKTYFERDSIQYLQKCRDVERVMIVTDHAMVELGFLDRIIEQLDLRRNKVVYQIFSDVEPDPDITTVYKGTELMRTFKPDTIIALGGGSPMDAAKVMWLFYEQPTVDFHDLVQKFMDIRKRAFKFPELGKKSKFIAIPTTSGTGSEVTPFAVISDKANNRKYPIADYSLTPTVAIVDPALVLTVPAHVTADTGMDVLTHATEAYVSTVANDFTDGLALQAIKLVFENLESSVKNADFHSREKMHNASTIAGMAFANAFLGISHSMAHKIGGRFHTVHGRTNAILLPYVIRYNGTRPAKTATWPKYNYYKADEKYQDIAKMLGLPASTPEEGVASYAQAVYDLGERIGIQMNLKAQGVDEKELKEYSRELALLAYEDQCTPANPRLAMVDHMQEIIEDAYYGYKERPGRLK; this is encoded by the coding sequence ATGGCTGATAAAAAAGTTGTATCACCAGAAGAAAAATTAGCAGAAGCTCGCAAGCACGTTGATGAGCTTGTTCAAAAAGGTTTGGTTGCTCTTGATGAGTTCCGCAAACTTGGTCAGGAAGAGGTAGACTACATTGTAGCTAAGGCTTCGGTAGCTGCTCTCGACAAGCACGGTGAATTGGCAATGCACGCTTTTGAAGAAACCAAACGTGGTGTATTCGAAGATAAGGCGACTAAAAACTTGTTTGCCTGCGAGCACGTTGTCAACAATATGCGCCATACAAAAACAGTTGGTGTTATTGAAGAAGATGAAGTAACGGGCTTGACCTTGATTGCTGAGCCAGTTGGTGTTATCTGTGGTATCACCCCAACTACCAACCCAACGTCAACAGCTATTTTCAAGTCATTGATTGCCTTGAAAACGCGTAACCCAATCGTCTTTGCCTTCCACCCATCTGCCCAAGAATCTTCAGCCCATGCAGCGCGTGTTGTCTATGAAGCAGCTGTGGCAGCTGGTGCTCCAGAAAACTGTATCCAGTGGGTAACAAAACCATCTATGGAAGCAACGTCTGAATTGATGAAGCATGATGGTATTGCAACGATCCTTGCAACTGGTGGTAACGCAATGGTGCGTGCGGCCTACTCTTGTGGTAAACCAGCTCTTGGTGTAGGTGCCGGTAACGTTCCAGCCTACATTGAAAAATCTGCAAACATCCGTCAAGCTGCTCATGATATCGTCATGTCTAAGTCATTTGATAATGGTATGGTCTGCGCGTCAGAGCAAGCAGTGATCATTGATAAGGAAGTGTATGACGAGTTTGTAGCTGAATTCAAATCCTACAAAACTTACTTTGTTAATAAGAAAGAAAAAGCCCTACTTGAAGAGTACTGCTTCGGTGTAAAAGCCAACAGCAAGAACTGTGCAGAAGGCAAATTGAATGCGGACATCGTAGGTCGTCCAGCTGCATGGATTGCTGAACAAGCTGGTTTCTCAGTTCCAGAAGGTACCAATATCTTGGCAGCTGAAGTTGCTGAAATCGGTGAAAAAGAGCCATTGACTCGTGAGAAATTGTCACCAGTTATTGCAGTATTGAAAGTTGAAGGCCGTGAAGAAGGTCTGGAAGCAGCTCGCCAAATGGTTGAATTCCACGGTCTAGGTCACTCAGCAGCTATCCATACAGAAGATGCTGAGTTGGCCAAAGAATTTGGTACAATCGTACGTGCGATTCGTGTTATTTGGAACTCTCCATCTACTTTCGGTGGTATCGGTGATGTTTACAATGCCTTCTTGCCATCATTGACACTTGGTTGTGGTTCTTATGGACGTAACTCAATCAGTGATAACGTAAGTGCGATGAACTTGCTCAACATCAAGAAAGTAGGAAGACGTAGAAATAATATGCAATGGTTTAAAGTTCCTTCTAAAACATACTTCGAACGTGATTCTATCCAATACCTCCAAAAATGTCGTGACGTTGAACGTGTGATGATCGTTACGGACCATGCCATGGTAGAACTTGGTTTCTTGGATCGTATTATTGAACAATTGGATCTTCGTCGTAATAAAGTGGTTTACCAAATCTTCTCAGACGTTGAACCAGATCCAGATATCACAACAGTTTACAAGGGTACAGAATTGATGCGTACCTTCAAACCAGATACAATCATCGCACTCGGTGGTGGTTCACCAATGGATGCTGCCAAAGTTATGTGGCTCTTCTACGAGCAACCAACAGTTGACTTCCATGACCTTGTTCAAAAATTCATGGACATCCGTAAACGTGCCTTCAAGTTCCCAGAACTTGGTAAGAAATCTAAGTTTATCGCGATTCCAACAACATCTGGTACAGGTTCAGAAGTAACACCATTTGCTGTAATCTCTGATAAGGCAAACAACCGCAAGTACCCAATTGCTGACTACTCATTGACTCCAACTGTGGCAATTGTTGACCCAGCGCTTGTATTGACAGTACCTGCCCATGTTACTGCTGATACTGGTATGGACGTATTGACCCACGCTACAGAAGCATATGTATCAACAGTAGCCAACGACTTCACAGACGGTCTTGCGCTTCAAGCTATTAAACTTGTCTTTGAAAACCTTGAAAGCTCAGTGAAGAATGCTGACTTCCACTCACGTGAGAAAATGCATAATGCTTCGACTATTGCAGGTATGGCCTTCGCCAACGCCTTCTTGGGTATTTCACACTCAATGGCCCACAAGATTGGTGGACGTTTCCACACAGTTCACGGTCGTACAAACGCTATCTTGCTTCCATACGTTATCCGCTACAACGGTACTCGTCCAGCTAAGACAGCTACATGGCCGAAATACAACTACTACAAAGCAGATGAGAAATACCAAGACATCGCGAAAATGCTAGGACTTCCAGCTTCAACACCAGAGGAAGGTGTTGCTTCATACGCACAAGCTGTTTATGACCTCGGTGAGCGTATCGGTATCCAAATGAACTTGAAAGCGCAAGGTGTGGACGAGAAAGAACTAAAAGAATATTCTCGTGAATTGGCTCTCCTTGCCTACGAAGACCAATGTACACCAGCTAACCCTCGTCTAGCAATGGTTGATCATATGCAAGAAATTATTGAGGATGCGTACTACGGTTACAAAGAACGTCCAGGCCGTTTGAAATAA